From the Acinetobacter wanghuae genome, one window contains:
- a CDS encoding SDR family NAD(P)-dependent oxidoreductase, translated as MKDFNNKVAAITGAGSGIGQQLAVLLAKQGCHLALSDVNEKGLADTVALVKESGVRVTTKKVDVAKLEEVKAWAAQVEQEHGSINMIFNNAGVALGSTVEGASYEELEWIVNINFWGVVYGTKEFLPLIKKTGDGHIINISSLFGLTAQPTQSAYNATKFAVRGFTEALRQELDMEKSGVSALCVHPGGIRTNIALAAKMNDSLLTLGMNPEKSAKSFNKLLRCPPEEAARQILEAVQKDKRRLLIGNDAKAIDIMQRVLPTGYQKVIAFATRFSQRG; from the coding sequence ATGAAAGATTTTAATAATAAAGTGGCTGCAATTACGGGTGCGGGCTCAGGTATTGGACAACAACTTGCAGTGCTTTTAGCCAAGCAAGGCTGTCATTTGGCACTCAGCGATGTTAATGAAAAAGGTTTAGCAGACACCGTGGCTTTAGTCAAAGAAAGCGGTGTGCGCGTTACAACCAAAAAAGTGGATGTCGCAAAACTTGAAGAAGTGAAAGCATGGGCAGCGCAAGTCGAGCAAGAACATGGCAGTATTAATATGATCTTCAACAATGCGGGTGTGGCACTCGGTTCTACTGTTGAAGGCGCGTCCTATGAAGAACTTGAATGGATTGTAAATATTAATTTCTGGGGTGTGGTGTATGGCACCAAAGAATTCTTACCCTTGATTAAAAAGACGGGTGATGGTCATATTATTAATATTTCAAGTCTATTTGGTTTGACGGCACAGCCGACCCAATCTGCTTATAATGCAACGAAGTTTGCGGTACGTGGTTTTACTGAAGCACTACGTCAAGAATTGGATATGGAAAAGAGTGGTGTCAGTGCGCTCTGTGTGCATCCGGGTGGGATTCGTACCAATATTGCACTTGCAGCGAAAATGAATGATAGTTTGCTAACATTGGGCATGAATCCTGAAAAATCAGCGAAGTCTTTCAACAAGTTATTACGTTGTCCACCTGAAGAAGCAGCACGTCAAATATTAGAAGCCGTGCAAAAAGACAAACGCCGTCTATTGATTGGGAATGACGCGAAAGCGATTGATATCATGCAACGCGTATTGCCAACGGGCTATCAAAAAGTGATTGCTTTTGCGACGCGATTTAGTCAAAGAGGCTAA
- the phoR gene encoding phosphate regulon sensor histidine kinase PhoR, with protein MYEPYPVPELARDHQKFRYSSLWDFAKQDLRLLAFFLVIACFIGYGIGYFWVCIVIAFVAFFATQMRSLYLVNEWISNRPYDVPPNIKGIWGALLFNVYRAQRQERIVQAEMVGLIDRAQSSLIALQEAVVLIDENQLIEWWNPASERLLGISTEDRGRNILTLLRQPSFVDYYNKIDDSPDGLKMKSSMFDDHYVQVKMTRFGGESRLLVAYDVTRMHNLEQMRKDFVDNISHELRTPLTVLSGYIETFTDQEDITPRWKRAFDQMQSQTRRMNALVNDLLLLSRLENDKKVAKNQIIDMPSLMNQLFDDAQAYNVDYGHTLNLDIDSHCDLIGSDMELASAFSNLISNAIKYTPKGGTITMGWHDNGETAYFVVEDTGIGIDPKHLPRLTERFYRVDSDRSRSTGGTGLGLAIVKHVLMQHQAYLEIESKENQGSTFKVIFPKERLSFPD; from the coding sequence ATGTATGAACCCTACCCAGTGCCTGAGCTGGCTCGCGACCATCAAAAATTCCGCTACAGCAGTTTGTGGGATTTCGCCAAGCAGGATTTACGTCTCTTAGCATTTTTTCTGGTGATTGCCTGTTTTATTGGCTATGGCATTGGCTATTTTTGGGTCTGTATTGTCATTGCCTTTGTGGCGTTTTTTGCGACTCAAATGCGTTCACTGTATTTGGTCAATGAATGGATTTCCAACCGCCCTTACGATGTTCCACCCAATATCAAAGGGATTTGGGGCGCACTCCTATTCAATGTATATCGTGCGCAGCGTCAAGAACGAATTGTACAGGCAGAAATGGTCGGGCTGATTGATCGTGCTCAATCGTCATTAATTGCCTTACAAGAAGCCGTTGTGCTGATTGATGAAAATCAACTGATTGAATGGTGGAATCCGGCATCAGAACGATTATTAGGGATATCAACCGAAGACCGTGGACGCAATATTCTAACCTTATTACGTCAACCTAGTTTTGTCGATTATTACAATAAAATTGATGACTCACCCGATGGCTTGAAAATGAAATCATCGATGTTTGATGATCATTATGTGCAAGTCAAAATGACCCGTTTCGGTGGTGAAAGTCGCCTCTTAGTCGCTTATGACGTGACGCGCATGCATAATCTCGAGCAGATGCGTAAAGACTTTGTGGATAATATTTCACATGAACTACGCACACCATTGACCGTACTGAGCGGTTATATCGAAACCTTTACCGATCAAGAAGATATCACACCACGATGGAAACGTGCTTTCGATCAAATGCAATCGCAAACACGCCGTATGAATGCGTTGGTGAATGATCTGTTGTTATTATCGCGTTTAGAAAATGACAAAAAAGTAGCTAAAAATCAAATCATTGATATGCCAAGTTTAATGAATCAATTGTTTGATGATGCCCAAGCCTATAACGTTGATTATGGTCATACGCTGAATTTAGATATTGATAGCCATTGCGATTTAATTGGCTCGGATATGGAACTTGCGAGTGCATTTAGCAACTTGATTTCTAATGCCATTAAATACACACCCAAAGGTGGCACGATTACGATGGGCTGGCATGACAATGGTGAGACGGCGTACTTCGTGGTTGAAGATACCGGTATTGGCATTGATCCCAAACATTTACCACGCTTAACGGAACGTTTTTATCGGGTCGACTCTGACCGAAGTCGCAGCACAGGTGGCACAGGTTTAGGCTTAGCCATCGTGAAACATGTGCTCATGCAACATCAAGCCTATTTAGAAATCGAGTCTAAGGAGAATCAAGGTTCTACTTTTAAAGTGATTTTTCCAAAAGAACGTTTGAGTTTTCCAGACTAG
- a CDS encoding TetR/AcrR family transcriptional regulator: protein MTELDTSEKKAKKSASKERQFKGLSMSERQQARREKLIEAGIEAYGTQGFFSVTVKDICNEAKLTERYFYESFKKSEHLFQTIFLKLIDELQHNVMQAIMQASGDPEKMIKAGLTALLTTLRDNPRMARIIYIDAMLVQELHNQATIHETMLRFDRMIHAFVMLMMPNLKRSDGEIALVSTGLNGYVTQIAIRWVMSGFKQSMDEVLSSCSIVFMALLNNFAELKQ, encoded by the coding sequence ATGACAGAATTGGATACATCAGAGAAAAAAGCCAAAAAATCAGCCAGCAAAGAGCGTCAATTTAAAGGACTATCCATGTCCGAACGCCAACAAGCACGTCGTGAGAAGCTGATTGAAGCCGGTATTGAAGCCTATGGTACACAAGGTTTTTTCTCTGTCACTGTCAAAGATATTTGTAATGAAGCCAAACTGACCGAACGTTATTTCTATGAGTCATTTAAAAAGAGCGAGCACTTATTTCAAACCATCTTTTTAAAACTGATTGATGAGTTACAGCACAATGTGATGCAAGCCATTATGCAAGCATCTGGCGATCCCGAAAAAATGATCAAAGCGGGCTTAACTGCCCTCCTTACGACTTTACGCGATAACCCACGTATGGCACGGATTATTTATATCGATGCCATGCTAGTTCAAGAGCTTCATAACCAAGCTACCATTCATGAAACCATGTTGCGTTTTGACCGCATGATTCATGCTTTCGTCATGTTGATGATGCCGAATTTAAAACGCAGTGACGGTGAAATTGCACTTGTTTCTACGGGGCTCAATGGTTATGTCACCCAAATTGCGATTCGTTGGGTGATGAGTGGCTTTAAACAATCAATGGATGAGGTTCTGTCCTCATGTAGTATTGTTTTCATGGCATTGCTGAATAATTTTGCAGAACTGAAACAATAA
- the phoB gene encoding phosphate regulon transcriptional regulator PhoB has protein sequence MKDDYILIVDDELPIREMIHTSLDMAGFHCLQAEDAKQAHQMIVDQRPALILLDWMMPGGVSGVDLCRRLKRDESLSEIPVIMLTARAEEDHKVQGLDAGADDYMTKPFSTRELVSRIKAVLRRANALSGEKTIDANGLILDPVSQRVSFANNLLEMGPTEYRLLAFFMTHPERAYTRAQLLDQVWGGNVYIEDRTIDVHIRRLRKVLEPYNADRYVQTVRGTGYRFSTRADAALS, from the coding sequence GTGAAAGATGACTATATTTTAATCGTCGATGACGAACTTCCGATTCGGGAAATGATTCATACCTCTTTGGATATGGCAGGTTTTCACTGCTTACAAGCTGAGGATGCGAAACAAGCCCATCAAATGATTGTAGATCAACGTCCTGCACTCATTTTACTGGATTGGATGATGCCTGGAGGCGTGAGTGGTGTAGACTTATGTCGTCGTCTCAAACGTGATGAAAGCTTATCTGAAATTCCAGTGATTATGCTCACCGCACGAGCTGAAGAAGACCATAAAGTCCAAGGTCTCGATGCCGGCGCAGATGACTATATGACCAAACCATTTTCCACTCGAGAATTGGTGTCACGCATTAAAGCGGTATTACGTCGTGCCAACGCGTTAAGCGGTGAAAAGACCATTGATGCCAATGGCTTGATTTTAGATCCGGTCAGTCAACGTGTCAGCTTTGCCAACAATCTTTTAGAAATGGGACCAACGGAATATCGTTTATTGGCATTCTTTATGACCCATCCTGAACGTGCCTACACACGTGCACAATTGCTTGACCAAGTGTGGGGCGGCAACGTATATATTGAAGACCGAACCATTGATGTGCATATTCGTCGCTTACGTAAAGTGTTAGAGCCATATAATGCGGATCGTTATGTACAAACAGTGCGCGGTACAGGTTATCGTTTTTCTACCCGTGCAGATGCTGCATTGAGCTAA